The Scophthalmus maximus strain ysfricsl-2021 chromosome 7, ASM2237912v1, whole genome shotgun sequence genome includes a window with the following:
- the LOC118315343 gene encoding RCC1 domain-containing protein 1, which produces MRWFGFGFNAFGQIHVRGRATSAASGDVAAEVKVIGPTEVTGHEGSRRLKTCRIKASWSRRASLHLNGDSCVCLAGFGAATSDESCGVSVVVSRGCTDASIGELHLTLVFPDRIESWDLQKKEETPSWSMELEPQSESSGPPLKLPLVPGGYIATKPPFYRSLSPHLKAKSLALGAEHAILLCATGAVYTWGLGSHGQLGHGGLTSEEEPRAVEALCGMTMSSVATGGWHSVCISDGGDLYVWGWNESGQLGLPSRGLRKALQQQSSQQAAGAACQVADSSPGEEVFISIQAFPALLDVAPSCEIRTVSCGSRHTAAVTTTGDLYTWGWGEYGQLGHQTLISSDEPKCVEFFREQQLHVVDVTCGMWNTFAAVIAEEAASS; this is translated from the exons ATGCGGTGGTTCGGATTTGGCTTTAACGCATTCGGACAGATTCACGTCCGCGGGAGAGCTACTTCCGCAGCGAGCGGCGACGTCGCAGCGGAAGTCAAAGTGATCGGTCCgacagaggtcacaggtcacgaGGGGAGCCGCCGCTTGAAGACCTGTCGCATCAAAGCGAGCTGGAGTCGAAGAGCGTCTTTGCACTTGAATG GAGACAGCTGTGTGTGCCTGGCAGGTTTCGGAGCAGCCACCTCCGATGAGTCCTGTGGTGTTTCGGTGGTAGTAAGTCGCGGCTGTACTGATGCGTCTATCGGTGAACTGCACCTGACCCTCGTCTTCCCTGACAGGATCGAGTCCTGGGACCTccagaagaaagaggagactCCATCATGGAGCATGGAACTAGAACCCCAGTCAGAGAGCTCTG GACCCCCTCTGAAACTCCCATTGGTCCCTGGGGGTTACATAGCGACAAAGCCTCCCTTCTACCGCTCCTTATCACCGCACCTGAAAGCCAAGAGTCTGGCCCTGGGAGCGGAGCATGCCATCCTTCTCTGTGCCACAGGAGCTGTGTACACATGGGGACTGGGAAG CCACGGTCAGTTGGGACACGGAGGCCTCACCTCTGAGGAGGAGCCCAGGGCAGTGGAGGCACTCTGTGGGATGACCATGAGCTCTGTCGCTACAGGAGGATGGCACTCGGTGTGCATTAGTG ATGGGGGTGACCTCTATGTGTGGGGCTGGAATGAGAGTGGCCAGCTTGGACTTCCATCCCGAGGTCTGAGGAAAGCGCTGCAGCAGCAAAGTAGCCAACAAGCAGCAG GAGCAGCCTGCCAAGTTGCCGACTCATCTCCTGGTGAAGAGGTGTTCATATCGATCCAGGCATTCCCGGCTCTGCTGGATGTCGCTCCGTCGTGTGAAATCAGGACAGTTAGCTGTGGCTCCCgacacacagctgctgtgacaa ccACAGGTGATCTCTACACCTGGGGCTGGG GTGAATATGGCCAACTTGGACACCAGACGTTAATCAGTTCAGATGAGCCCAAGTGTGTGGAATTCTTCAGGGAGCAGCAATTGCATGTAGTTGATGTGACGTGCGGGATGTGGAACACTTTCGCTGCTGTCATCGCAGAGGAAGCAGCTAGCTCTTGA
- the unc45a gene encoding protein unc-45 homolog A: MSATEKEKEPIALKEEGNSLFKAGDLHGAVCCYTKALKLSQSQAESAVLHRNRSACYLKLEEHSKAEADASKALDNDPGDVKARFRRAQAFQKLGRLDQAFLDAQRCAQLEPKNKAFQDLLRQLGAQIQQTSIQQNSTDARVQQMFSLLLDASAKDSDRQKAAQNLVVLSREEAGAEQIFRNEGVKLIQKLLPSKQEEVVLSALRTLVGLCTGHQSRTMAIVNELGMEQLCTVMGSGASTVSLAACHLLQVMFEALTEGMKREIRGKDEAILPEPSKELRSMLRHLLGMIPALDVSGPGRDSAINLLVKQVPRKSLKNPDNSLTLWVIDQGLKKILEVAGTVAELSDGPPLTDNSLMSCSVLLSKLYDDLNSDKERENFNKLCEEYVQQHFSRPGLESKLRAIQTVSVLLQGPSEVGNRTMEMSGLMDAVISLCASEEVIHQQVAVEALIHAAGKAKRASFITANGVALLKDLYKKSENDRIRVRALVGLCKLGSAGGTDFSMKQFAEGSTLKLAKQCRKWLCNESLPPTSRRWSVEGLAYLTFDADVKEDFVEDKSALLAMFELAKSEDKTVLFAVGSTLVNCTNSYEVEKPDPQLLELAKYAKQHVPEEHPKDAPSYVEKRLVKLLEAGIVSALVCMVKQESPALTEACKECIARVFLALVERQEDRGTVVAHGGGKALIPLASDNTDAGKIKAAQALAKITITSNPEIAFPGERIYEVVRPLVSLLSLECTLLQNFEALMALTNLAGISDRLRQKLIKEKAVPKVEGYMFEEHELVRASATECMCNLVLSTEVQKLYLATGNDRLKLLVLYSGEEDERLRKAAAGTLAMLTAEQPELCARIPETTTHWLEIVQALLLSDIADLRHRGVVIVQNMMQAEKSLAETLIESEALEILSVLAKGGEGISVPISKIAQNCLDVAVEYGIIRSGEGREKGKGTEP; the protein is encoded by the exons ATGAGTGCGaccgaaaaagaaaag GAGCCCATCGccctgaaggaggaggggaacaGTCTGTTCAAGGCAGGGGACCTACACGGCGCCGTCTGCTGCTACACCAAAGCCCTGAAGCTGAGCCAAAGCCAAGCAGAGAGCGCGGTGCTGCACCGCAACCGCTCAGCATGCTACCTCAAACTGGAGGAGCACAGCAAGGCAGAGGCTGATGCCTCCAAAG CTCTCGACAATGACCCCGGCGATGTGAAAGCCAGGTTCAGGAGAGCGCAGGCTTTTCAGAAACTCGGTCGGCTTGACCAGGCCTTCCTGGACGCCCAGAGATGTGCTCAGCTGGAGCCCAAAAACAAAGCCTTCCAGGATCTGCTCAGACAACTAGGAGCACAGATCCAGCAGACG TCGATACAACAAAATTCCACAGATGCACGTGTGCAGCAGATGTTTTCCCTCCTATTGGACGCCTCTGCAAAAGACTCCGATCGACAGAAG GCTGCTCAGAACCTGGTGGTGTTGTCTCGAGAAGAGGCCGGAGCTGAGCAGATCTTCCGAAACGAAGGAGTGAAGCTGATTCAGAAGCTTCTTCCGTCAAAGCAGGAGGAAGTGGTCCTTTCTGCTCTGAGGACTCTGGTCGGTTTATGCACAGGGCATCAGTCCAGA ACTATGGCTATAGTGAATGAGCTGGGAATGGAGCAGCTGTGCACAGTGATGGGATCAGGAGCCTCCACTGTGTCTCTGGCTGCCTGCCACTTGCTGCAGGTGATGTTTGAGGCTTTAACAGAGGGCATGAAAAGAGAGATCAGGGGGAAAGATGAAGCCATACTTCCTG AACCCTCCAAGGAGCTACGCTCAATGCTGAGGCATTTATTGGGAATGATTCCTGCGCTTGATGTGTCAGGACCAGGCAGAGACAGTGCCATCAACCTCCTGGTCAAACAAGTACCCCGCAAATCTTTGAAAAACCCAGACAACTCCCTCACGTTATGGGTGATAGACCAAG GACTGAAGAAGATCCTGGAGGTGGCTGGGACAGTCGCTGAGCTCTCAGACGGACCTCCCCTGACAGACAACTCCCTCATGAGCTGCTCTGTCTTGCTTAGCAAACTTTATGATGACCTAAACAGTgacaaggagagggagaacTTCAACAAACTGTGTGAAGAATATGTTCA GCAGCATTTCAGCCGACCTGGCCTAGAATCCAAGTTGCGAGCCATTCAGACCGTATCAGTGCTCCTTCAAGGACCAAGCGAGGTGGGCAACAGAACAATGGAGATGTCAGGATTGATGGACGCAGTGATCTCCCTGTGTGCCTCAGAAGAAGTCATTCACCAGCAGGTAGCGGTCGAGGCTCTTATCCATGCTGCAGGCAAGGCAAAGAGAGCCTCGTTCATTACAGCCAACGGAGTGGCACTTCTGAAGGACCTCTACAAGAAGAGCGAGAATGACAGGATACGTGTGAGGGCCCTTGTG GGTTTGTGCAAACTTGGATCAGCGGGGGGGACTGATTTCAGCATGAAGCAGTTTGCAGAGGGATCCACCTTGAAGCTCGCCAAGCAGTGCAGGAA ATGGCTGTGTAATGAGTCTCTGCCCCCGACCTCCCGCCGGTGGTCTGTAGAAGGCCTCGCCTACCTCACCTTTGATGCTGATGTGAAGGAGGACTTTGTGGAAGACAAGAGCGCTTTGCTGGCCATGTTTGAACTAGCAAAG TCTGAGGATAAGACGGTGCTCTTTGCTGTGGGCTCCACATTGGTTAATTGCACCAACAGCTACGAGGTGGAGAAGCCGGATCCTCAGCTGTTGGAGCTGGCCAAATATGCCAAGCAGCATGTGCCCGAGGAGCACCCCAAG GATGCACCTTCCTATGTGGAGAAAAGGCTGGTGAAGCTGCTGGAGGCTGGTATAGTATCTGCATTGGTGTGTATGGTCAAACAGGAGAGTCCAGCCCTCACGGAAGCTTGCAAAGAGTGTATCGCCAG GGTGTTCTTGGCTTTGGTggaaagacaggaagacagaggcACAGTGGTGGCACACGGTGGAGGAAAG GCCCTGATCCCGCTGGCATCCGACAACACGGATGCAGGGAAAATCAAAGCAGCACAAGCCCTGGCAAAAATAACCATTACATCTAACCCAGAAATTGCCTTTCCGGGAGAAAGG ATCTATGAGGTGGTGCGGCCGCTAGTCAGTCTTCTAAGTCTTGAATGCACCCTGCTGCAGAACTTTGAGGCACTCATGGCCCTCACCAACCTGGCCGGCATCAGCGACAGACTCAG GCAAAAGCTCATCAAAGAAAAGGCTGTGCCGAAAGTTGAGGGCTATATGTTTGAGGAGCACGAACTGGTCCGAGCGTCTGCCACAGAGTGCATGTGTAATTTGGTTTTAAGCACAGAG GTGCAGAAGCTGTACCTGGCCACAGGGAACGATCGCCTGAAGTTGCTTGTGCTCTAcagtggggaggaggatgagcggCTGCGGAAAGCCGCTGCTGGAACTCTGGCTATGCTGACCGCTGAGCAGCCCGAGCTCTGCGCCCGAATCCCCGAAACA aCAACCCACTGGCTTGAGATCGTACAGGCGCTGCTGCTCAGCGATATAGCCGACCTTCGTCATCGTGGAGTGGTCATCGTGCAGAACATGATGCAGGCTGAGAAGAGCCTGGCTGAGACACTCATCGAGAGCGAAGCTCTGGAGATCCTGTCTGTTCTGGCGAAGGGAGGAGAAGGCATTTCGGTGCCGATCTCAAAGATCGCTCAGAATTGTTTGGACGTGGCCGTGGAGTACGGCATCATCAGAAGCggggaagggagggaaaagGGCAAAGGAACTGAACCCtga
- the LOC118315344 gene encoding calcium and integrin-binding protein 1-like — protein sequence MGTTASQLGKDLLSEYQELTFLTKQEILLAHKRFTELLTKDEKDLPNARVPMERILTLQELKSNPFRKRICNVFSTSEQKDGSLTFEDFLDLLSAFSDSATLEIKSHYAFRIFDFDDDGTLDCGDLEKLVNCLTGETDDTRLTAEEMRQLINNILEESDIDKDGTVNLSEFQHVISRSPDFVSSFKIVL from the exons ATGGGAACTACGGCGAGTCAACTCGGGAAGGATTTGCTCTCAGAATATCAA GAGCTGACATTcttgacaaaacaagaaattcTTCT TGCTCACAAGAGATTCACCGAACTGCTCACTAAAGATGAGAAAGACCTTCCGAATGCCAGAGTGCCAATGGAGAGGATTCTCACTTTGCAGGAACTCAAG TCCAACCCTTTCAGGAAAAGGATCTGCAATGTGTTCTCAACGTCGGAACAGAAAGACGGCAGCCTCACATTTGAGGACTTTCTCGATCTTCTGAGTGCCTTCAGTGACTCTGCTACTCTGGAAATCAAATCCCACTATGCGTTTCGTATATTTG actTTGACGATGATGGAACCCTTGATTGTGGCGATCTGGAGAAGCTGGTGAACTGTCTGACCGGGGAGACTGATGACACAAGACtcactgcagaggaaatgcGACAGCTCATCAACAAT aTTCTGGAAGAGTCTGACATTGACAAGGATGGAACAGTGAACCTCTCCGAGTTTCAGCATGTCATTTCAAGATCACCAGATTTTGTCAG TTCTTTCAAGATCGTGCTGTGA